A single genomic interval of Chitinophaga sp. 180180018-3 harbors:
- a CDS encoding glycoside hydrolase, translating into MKIKTLKPIGLLATAALLHTSCQKNFQPDLQKLNNQSLNAKATAALASTVNTVVTLDWTKTYQRIDGFGAFGGRITPFFESAKRDSIMDYLFGINNLQLNIVRGKVLHTYPFDKTTGIVTIKPAGVSTDVDVASSQYTQLTDDQKEQLGQVWILKKIKERYQVPVMIASAWTPPLYMKTSPRIDAQWWNGLNYTCCSTDYAKYLAGFAKAYNAEGINFFAISPANEPENIFSTWDASYWTSAHLGEFITNNLRPALNNAGLSSTKIIASENAAWGTANSFLSGMDKSNVDILAGHGYVEITDIIAGNKGLNQNPTPWTFSTGNKPVWVTEASDDSGQYDNTMTGGLKLATNMYKLLAECNANAYVYWLGMLAIRNNEALICTNADGSLEFPKTYDVMGQFSRYVKPGYQRFDAAVQNNNSLKVAAFKDPLSGAFSVVAINSGADTVKCSLQLTGFATTGVNAWQTTSSTASHWSAGTPGTVTQNNTVEVVIPPVSVVTYTGNKQ; encoded by the coding sequence ATGAAAATCAAAACGCTTAAACCCATTGGCCTGCTTGCAACAGCTGCACTGCTGCATACCAGCTGCCAGAAAAACTTCCAACCCGACCTGCAAAAACTGAACAATCAGTCGCTCAACGCAAAAGCCACGGCGGCACTTGCGTCTACGGTCAATACCGTAGTAACGCTGGACTGGACCAAGACCTACCAGCGTATAGACGGTTTCGGGGCATTTGGCGGCCGTATTACCCCGTTCTTCGAATCCGCTAAAAGAGACTCCATTATGGACTATCTCTTCGGCATCAACAACCTGCAGCTGAACATAGTACGCGGTAAAGTACTACACACCTATCCGTTCGATAAAACAACAGGCATCGTTACCATCAAACCTGCCGGCGTAAGCACGGATGTAGATGTGGCCAGCAGCCAGTACACTCAGCTGACAGACGACCAAAAGGAACAACTGGGGCAGGTATGGATCCTGAAAAAGATCAAAGAACGCTACCAGGTGCCAGTGATGATCGCCAGCGCGTGGACTCCTCCCCTGTATATGAAAACATCGCCCCGGATAGACGCCCAATGGTGGAACGGACTCAACTACACCTGCTGCTCTACCGACTATGCCAAATACCTGGCTGGCTTCGCCAAAGCCTACAATGCGGAAGGAATCAATTTCTTCGCCATCTCCCCCGCCAATGAACCGGAAAATATCTTCTCTACCTGGGATGCCTCCTACTGGACTTCCGCCCATCTGGGAGAATTTATTACCAACAATCTCCGCCCTGCCCTGAATAATGCAGGTCTTTCATCTACCAAAATAATTGCCTCCGAAAATGCCGCCTGGGGAACTGCCAACAGCTTCCTGTCTGGCATGGATAAAAGTAATGTAGATATCCTGGCCGGGCATGGCTATGTAGAAATAACCGATATCATCGCCGGCAACAAAGGTCTGAATCAAAACCCCACTCCCTGGACCTTCAGCACCGGCAACAAACCGGTATGGGTAACAGAAGCCTCCGATGATAGCGGTCAGTACGACAATACCATGACCGGTGGCCTGAAACTGGCCACCAATATGTATAAGCTACTGGCTGAATGTAACGCTAACGCATACGTATACTGGCTGGGCATGCTCGCTATCAGGAATAACGAAGCACTGATCTGCACGAATGCCGACGGCTCACTGGAATTTCCAAAAACATATGACGTAATGGGGCAGTTCTCCCGCTATGTTAAACCCGGCTACCAACGTTTCGATGCTGCTGTACAAAATAATAACTCCCTGAAAGTAGCTGCTTTTAAAGATCCTCTTTCCGGCGCATTCAGCGTGGTGGCCATTAATTCAGGAGCCGATACCGTAAAATGCAGCCTCCAGCTGACAGGTTTTGCTACCACCGGCGTAAATGCCTGGCAAACAACCAGCAGCACTGCAAGCCACTGGAGCGCCGGCACACCCGGTACTGTAACACAGAATAATACTGTAGAAGTGGTAATCCCCCCGGTGAGCGTAGTTACCTACACCGGCAACAAACAATAA
- a CDS encoding glycoside hydrolase family 95-like protein gives MKKILAIFCLFCCIYRLSAQPLHRHDLDFSKLPGRWDEGIPLGNATIGALVWQKDGKLHFSLDRADLWDQRPMKGLHRKEFSYQWVYEQVLKNDYNIVQQYFDEPYEAQAAPSKIPAGALEIDSRSWGTAVAAHLYLNNALCEVKWSNGTILQTFVHATKPVGWFRITHLSGDFSPEMIMPRYAAKADKEGGSVNGDDVARLGYPKGTLTHTGNSIVYHQKGWDGFEYTIDVSWKKTGDAVEGVWSISSGNQQAAAGKAIAQASRLGYAADFSTHSNWWKSFWSKSAIRVPDTVIEKQWYLEQYKFGSASRRGAPPISLQSVWTADNGRLPPWKGDYHHDLNTQLSYWPSYSANHLEEAMSYIDHLEGNKASYLRYTRLYFGKDGLAVPGVTTLDGTEMGGWIQYSCSPSISSWLSQHYYWQWRYSMDKKFLQEKAYPWVKSVALFLEAITQKDANGIRKLPISSSPEINDNSIHAWFLQTTNFDLSLIKYVFKTASEMAGELGLHTDQERWDATGREFPALSLSGNNELMVAPTQAFTASHRHFSHLMSIYPLGLIKWEDGPASQEIIRRSLHQLDSLGPDYWCGYSYSWLSALKARAKDGNGAAKALEIFATAFCSPNSFHLNGDQTKSGYSKFTYRPFTLEGNFAFAAGLQEMLLQSYAGFVDIMPALPEKWKDVSFTNLRAEGAFLVSAKKEKGDIQEVRIVAEKGGTLKLRLPFEKWVIAAADHVVLKDKNAMFATFDCKPGGSVVLKAAG, from the coding sequence ATGAAAAAAATACTGGCCATTTTTTGCCTGTTCTGCTGTATCTACCGGTTATCGGCACAGCCCCTGCACCGGCACGACCTCGATTTTTCCAAACTGCCGGGACGCTGGGATGAAGGCATTCCGCTGGGAAATGCCACTATTGGTGCATTGGTGTGGCAAAAAGACGGGAAGCTCCACTTCTCGCTCGACAGGGCCGATCTGTGGGATCAGCGTCCTATGAAAGGGCTTCATCGCAAGGAATTCAGCTATCAATGGGTATACGAACAGGTGCTGAAAAACGATTACAACATCGTGCAGCAATATTTCGATGAACCATATGAAGCACAGGCGGCGCCCTCGAAGATACCGGCAGGTGCACTGGAAATAGACTCCCGTAGCTGGGGTACAGCAGTAGCTGCTCATCTATACCTGAACAATGCTTTATGCGAAGTAAAATGGAGCAACGGTACCATACTGCAAACATTTGTTCATGCCACCAAACCGGTGGGCTGGTTCCGGATAACGCATCTCAGCGGCGATTTTTCTCCGGAGATGATCATGCCGCGGTATGCGGCTAAAGCGGATAAGGAAGGTGGTTCCGTAAATGGTGATGATGTAGCAAGATTGGGATATCCAAAGGGTACGCTCACACATACGGGCAATAGCATCGTTTATCATCAGAAAGGATGGGATGGATTTGAATATACGATCGATGTCAGCTGGAAAAAAACAGGCGATGCGGTAGAAGGTGTATGGAGCATTTCTTCCGGTAATCAACAGGCAGCAGCAGGCAAGGCCATCGCGCAGGCATCGCGTCTGGGCTATGCAGCCGATTTCAGCACTCACAGTAACTGGTGGAAATCTTTCTGGAGCAAGTCAGCTATTCGTGTACCCGATACCGTTATAGAGAAGCAATGGTACCTGGAGCAATATAAATTTGGCAGCGCATCCCGCAGGGGTGCTCCGCCTATTTCATTACAGTCTGTGTGGACGGCCGACAATGGCCGGCTTCCACCCTGGAAAGGCGACTACCATCACGATCTGAACACACAACTGAGCTACTGGCCGTCGTACAGCGCCAATCACCTGGAAGAGGCCATGTCGTACATCGATCACCTGGAAGGCAACAAGGCCAGCTACCTGCGTTATACACGTCTTTATTTCGGTAAAGACGGGCTTGCGGTGCCCGGTGTTACCACACTGGATGGCACTGAGATGGGCGGGTGGATACAATACTCCTGTTCCCCATCCATATCTTCCTGGTTATCCCAGCATTACTATTGGCAGTGGCGTTACAGCATGGATAAAAAATTCCTGCAGGAAAAGGCTTATCCCTGGGTAAAAAGTGTAGCCCTATTCCTGGAAGCCATTACACAAAAAGACGCCAATGGCATACGCAAACTGCCTATCAGTTCCAGTCCGGAGATAAATGACAACAGTATCCACGCCTGGTTTTTGCAGACTACCAATTTCGATCTGTCGCTGATAAAATATGTATTCAAGACTGCGTCGGAGATGGCCGGCGAACTGGGCCTGCACACAGATCAGGAAAGATGGGATGCTACCGGCAGGGAATTTCCGGCATTGTCGCTTTCTGGAAACAATGAGCTCATGGTAGCCCCCACACAGGCTTTCACGGCCTCGCACCGGCACTTCTCGCACCTGATGTCGATTTATCCGCTGGGACTTATTAAATGGGAAGATGGCCCTGCTTCACAGGAGATCATCCGTCGTTCGCTTCATCAGCTCGACAGTCTCGGCCCGGATTACTGGTGTGGCTATTCCTATTCCTGGCTGAGCGCATTAAAGGCGCGGGCTAAAGATGGCAATGGTGCGGCAAAGGCCCTTGAAATATTTGCCACCGCATTCTGTTCGCCTAACAGTTTTCATTTGAATGGGGATCAGACTAAATCGGGATATTCAAAGTTCACGTACCGGCCATTTACACTGGAGGGAAACTTTGCTTTCGCAGCCGGATTGCAGGAAATGCTTTTACAGAGCTATGCAGGGTTCGTAGATATTATGCCGGCGTTGCCGGAGAAATGGAAAGACGTATCGTTCACCAACCTGCGTGCAGAAGGGGCATTTCTTGTAAGTGCGAAGAAAGAGAAAGGAGATATACAGGAAGTGAGGATTGTGGCGGAAAAAGGCGGTACGTTGAAGCTCCGGTTGCCGTTTGAGAAGTGGGTTATTGCTGCTGCTGACCATGTTGTATTGAAAGATAAGAACGCTATGTTTGCCACGTTCGACTGCAAACCCGGGGGAAGTGTGGTATTAAAAGCAGCCGGGTAA
- a CDS encoding NmrA family NAD(P)-binding protein gives MKQKQPVTVFGATGRVGSELLLLLTSAGVPVNAVSRSKRNVTDHPLVKWVQADMNNKSGLYEALEDASAVFLSSAAYEGMVDAQCHVIDVAVEQGVTQIAKLSSAMADAASPLFIPRAHGQIEEHLKQRSAAGILLRPTGFMQNWLNNFAPTSKAQRKIYEATGDGKRAHIDLRDIAEVAFRVLTDPGKYACHAFRLSGGQALNAQELAGIISRVIGETVTYIPVSGEAAAEQMKQKGLPQWTVETFLAYAEEQRTHQAGWISDDVPDILGRPARTAEAFITEFAAAFR, from the coding sequence ATGAAACAAAAACAACCGGTCACCGTATTTGGTGCCACAGGCAGGGTAGGCAGTGAGCTGCTGTTGCTTTTAACCAGCGCCGGAGTGCCTGTTAATGCCGTTTCCAGGAGTAAAAGAAATGTTACAGATCATCCGTTGGTGAAGTGGGTACAGGCAGATATGAATAACAAATCAGGTTTGTATGAAGCATTGGAAGATGCCAGCGCCGTATTTCTTTCTTCCGCTGCATATGAAGGTATGGTGGATGCACAATGCCATGTGATAGATGTAGCAGTGGAGCAGGGTGTAACGCAGATCGCGAAGTTATCGTCGGCCATGGCTGATGCAGCCTCTCCACTGTTCATACCCCGCGCTCATGGCCAGATAGAAGAGCATCTTAAGCAACGCAGTGCGGCAGGCATATTGTTGCGCCCAACCGGCTTTATGCAAAATTGGCTGAATAACTTTGCGCCAACTTCAAAGGCGCAGCGTAAAATCTATGAAGCAACGGGAGATGGAAAGCGGGCGCATATTGATTTGCGCGATATTGCTGAGGTAGCGTTCCGTGTGTTGACTGATCCCGGGAAGTATGCCTGTCATGCATTCCGTTTGTCAGGCGGGCAGGCGCTCAACGCGCAGGAGCTGGCGGGCATTATCAGTCGTGTTATCGGTGAAACGGTAACGTATATACCGGTAAGCGGCGAAGCAGCAGCGGAGCAAATGAAACAAAAAGGATTACCGCAATGGACAGTGGAAACATTCCTGGCGTATGCCGAAGAACAGCGTACGCACCAGGCCGGCTGGATCAGCGATGATGTACCGGATATACTTGGAAGGCCTGCCAGAACTGCGGAAGCGTTCATCACGGAATTCGCAGCTGCGTTCAGGTGA
- a CDS encoding AraC family transcriptional regulator — translation MRQPDHSSLREQKLVNRDQSGYEIEMQKTSFHQIDLKWASYINPVGRTMTFRPERPMIISHFRLQEPASGQPLSEKQFIVYREQAPYDLQVTATGKHKRSFFELGISEDFFEQLFTPESPFMNTFREKPSEAVPTFTFKAPMVAAMERIIHEIKHAPYTGHLKGLYLEAKSVELFLQQVQQLDLPGRPLRLTPADTERLHAVKSYIDQYYGEVCSISSLARMAGINQTKLKSGFKALFSHTVFGYVSDIRLQQAKQLLQDQKMPVNEVAELAGYKHPHHFSAAFKRKFGILPRELR, via the coding sequence ATGCGCCAACCAGACCATTCTTCCCTACGGGAACAAAAACTGGTCAACAGGGATCAGTCGGGATACGAGATCGAAATGCAAAAAACAAGCTTTCACCAGATCGATCTCAAATGGGCGTCCTATATCAATCCTGTCGGAAGAACCATGACTTTCCGGCCCGAACGGCCTATGATCATCTCCCACTTCCGGCTGCAGGAACCCGCCAGTGGACAGCCATTGAGCGAAAAACAATTTATCGTTTACAGAGAGCAGGCGCCTTATGATCTGCAGGTAACTGCTACCGGAAAACATAAAAGATCTTTTTTTGAACTGGGTATATCGGAAGATTTTTTTGAACAGCTGTTTACGCCGGAAAGCCCTTTTATGAATACTTTCAGGGAAAAGCCATCCGAAGCTGTTCCTACCTTTACGTTTAAAGCACCGATGGTGGCTGCCATGGAACGCATCATTCATGAAATAAAACATGCACCGTATACAGGCCATCTCAAAGGATTGTACCTCGAGGCAAAGTCGGTGGAACTATTCCTGCAACAAGTACAGCAGCTCGATCTTCCGGGCAGGCCGCTGCGCCTTACGCCGGCCGATACTGAGCGCCTGCACGCAGTAAAATCTTATATCGATCAGTATTACGGAGAAGTTTGCTCCATCAGTTCACTGGCGCGGATGGCGGGTATCAATCAAACGAAACTCAAATCAGGTTTCAAAGCACTCTTTAGTCATACCGTTTTCGGCTATGTGAGCGATATACGCCTGCAACAGGCTAAACAGCTGCTGCAGGATCAAAAGATGCCGGTGAATGAAGTAGCAGAACTGGCCGGATATAAGCATCCGCATCATTTTTCAGCGGCGTTTAAAAGAAAGTTCGGCATCTTGCCCCGGGAACTTAGATGA
- a CDS encoding sigma-70 family RNA polymerase sigma factor, whose amino-acid sequence MGLKRIDNEQEILGQVANGSQQAFSQLFYGYVNQAGRIVYTIIGSREQTEEILQDLFVKLWKEREKLTDIKTFSAYFFVLLRNHTLNYLTAVVAERKKQREYAEFAFSQQDAETRKPDTQLDILDKAIEALPAQQKTVFLLRAQGYRNPEIAARMNLSTDSVKKYNQLAIKFIHQFMKVRVTLLISAMAATFIE is encoded by the coding sequence ATGGGATTAAAGCGGATCGACAATGAACAAGAGATTCTCGGGCAGGTTGCCAATGGCAGTCAGCAGGCCTTTTCACAACTTTTTTATGGCTATGTAAACCAGGCTGGCCGTATCGTATACACGATTATCGGTTCGCGGGAACAGACCGAAGAGATCCTGCAGGATCTGTTTGTGAAGCTATGGAAAGAACGGGAGAAGCTTACTGACATTAAAACATTCAGTGCCTATTTTTTTGTATTGTTACGTAATCACACCCTGAATTATCTTACGGCTGTGGTGGCGGAGCGGAAGAAGCAGCGCGAATATGCTGAGTTCGCCTTCTCCCAGCAGGATGCAGAAACGAGGAAGCCGGATACCCAGCTGGATATACTCGACAAAGCAATTGAGGCACTCCCGGCTCAGCAGAAAACAGTGTTCCTGCTAAGGGCCCAGGGCTACAGGAATCCTGAAATAGCCGCCCGTATGAATTTATCTACCGACTCTGTCAAAAAATATAATCAACTGGCCATCAAATTTATCCACCAGTTTATGAAAGTACGTGTTACCCTTCTGATATCCGCGATGGCAGCTACTTTTATCGAGTAG
- a CDS encoding NAD(P)H-binding protein, whose protein sequence is MSNVKPNTILVIGATGKTGSRVFNGLEKQGWPVRSGSRSADPGFDWMAPHTWEAALEGVHAVYITFQPDISVPGALDIIQAFTRVAVTAGVKKLVLLSGRGEQEAEAAEQVIIQSGLNWVVIRASWFCQNFSEGYLLPPVLAGFVALPAGNVGEPFVDVDDIAAVAMAALTDDKHNGQVYELTGPRLLTFDQAVTEIGQAAGRPVQYQEVPMEAYKAVMKEHEVPEDVIDLLHYLFVEVLDGRNEKVCDGVQRALGRPATDFSDYARKAAATGIWNVNTTVAES, encoded by the coding sequence ATGAGCAACGTAAAACCTAACACAATACTCGTTATTGGCGCCACAGGTAAAACCGGCAGCCGTGTATTCAATGGATTAGAAAAACAAGGATGGCCTGTTCGAAGCGGCTCCCGTAGTGCAGATCCGGGCTTCGACTGGATGGCGCCTCATACCTGGGAAGCTGCGCTTGAAGGGGTACACGCCGTTTATATCACCTTCCAGCCTGATATTTCCGTTCCTGGCGCGCTGGATATTATCCAGGCATTTACCAGGGTCGCTGTAACGGCGGGCGTTAAGAAGCTCGTGCTGTTATCGGGCAGGGGAGAGCAGGAGGCGGAAGCTGCAGAACAGGTGATCATTCAATCAGGGCTCAACTGGGTAGTTATCCGGGCCAGCTGGTTCTGTCAGAACTTCAGCGAAGGCTACCTGCTACCACCGGTGCTGGCGGGCTTTGTAGCGCTTCCGGCTGGTAACGTGGGCGAGCCTTTCGTTGATGTGGATGATATTGCTGCTGTAGCGATGGCGGCCTTAACAGACGACAAACATAACGGACAGGTCTATGAACTGACCGGCCCGCGGTTGTTGACTTTTGATCAGGCAGTAACTGAAATAGGGCAGGCTGCCGGACGGCCCGTGCAATACCAGGAAGTACCGATGGAGGCTTATAAAGCGGTAATGAAAGAGCATGAAGTGCCCGAAGATGTGATCGATCTGCTGCATTACCTTTTCGTAGAAGTACTGGACGGCCGCAACGAAAAAGTTTGCGATGGCGTACAACGTGCGCTGGGGCGCCCGGCTACCGATTTCTCGGACTATGCCCGCAAGGCTGCTGCCACAGGTATCTGGAATGTTAACACCACCGTAGCTGAATCATGA
- a CDS encoding FecR domain-containing protein yields the protein MQHDRLNYLVEQAIADNISNDDRNELLLLLSKPENRELYDQLFERLLAQPAATDFFTSSETASMLERIERRNNIRPEPRIRRLKQRVWWAAASVAFVAALAGYQLFYPSVSLKEGTRKQQIADAGLVVHVPKEVTLTLADGSRVALDSTASGRVFKQHGTDAVKSGQGTLTYTRKLTADTLQATAFNTLTIPRGTHYKVVLPDGTKVWLNAASSLRYPVRFNGGERRVELNGEAYFEVAQDAHQPFTVVSGSQVIAVLGTAFNVEAYTEDAFIQTTLVSGSIRVDPRNGTAPLVLKPGEKATLENNLLQVKKADTKADLAWMSDLFSFSDTDLRVVLRQLQRWYDIEVDYSSLPPEKLYGQLPRSTPLPQLLKAIEKTTNLKFKLNNNRLIVDKL from the coding sequence ATGCAGCACGACCGGTTAAATTATTTGGTGGAGCAGGCAATCGCTGATAACATCAGCAATGATGATCGTAATGAATTGCTGCTCCTGTTGTCGAAACCGGAGAACCGGGAATTGTATGATCAATTGTTTGAGCGGTTGTTGGCGCAACCTGCGGCAACAGATTTTTTCACCAGTAGTGAAACTGCATCGATGCTGGAGCGGATTGAGCGCAGGAATAATATAAGACCTGAACCCCGCATAAGACGCCTTAAACAGCGAGTGTGGTGGGCAGCTGCCAGTGTAGCGTTTGTAGCTGCATTGGCCGGTTACCAGTTGTTTTATCCGTCTGTTTCGTTAAAGGAAGGAACAAGGAAACAGCAGATAGCAGATGCCGGCCTTGTCGTTCATGTCCCCAAAGAGGTTACGCTGACCCTGGCCGATGGCAGCCGGGTGGCGCTGGATAGCACTGCATCCGGGCGCGTATTTAAACAGCATGGAACCGATGCGGTCAAAAGCGGACAGGGTACGCTAACCTATACCCGGAAATTGACAGCAGATACCCTGCAGGCAACAGCTTTTAATACCCTTACCATTCCACGTGGTACCCACTATAAAGTTGTATTGCCCGATGGTACAAAGGTTTGGTTAAATGCAGCCTCTTCTTTGCGCTACCCCGTACGTTTCAACGGTGGCGAGCGCAGGGTGGAGCTGAACGGAGAAGCCTATTTTGAAGTAGCGCAGGATGCGCACCAGCCATTCACGGTAGTATCCGGCAGTCAGGTCATTGCAGTACTTGGCACCGCGTTTAACGTAGAAGCCTATACGGAAGATGCCTTCATACAAACAACCCTTGTAAGCGGAAGCATCAGGGTAGATCCCCGGAATGGAACAGCGCCCCTGGTGCTGAAGCCGGGAGAAAAGGCAACGCTGGAGAACAATCTGTTGCAGGTAAAGAAAGCAGATACCAAAGCGGATCTTGCCTGGATGTCGGATCTGTTTAGCTTTTCCGATACAGACCTGCGGGTGGTACTGCGCCAGTTGCAACGTTGGTACGACATTGAGGTAGATTATTCTTCATTGCCACCGGAAAAATTATATGGGCAGTTGCCCCGAAGTACACCACTTCCCCAGCTGCTGAAAGCTATAGAGAAAACAACCAATTTAAAATTTAAACTAAATAATAACCGGCTAATTGTCGACAAGTTGTAG
- a CDS encoding Hpt domain-containing protein, whose translation MIHFDITHTNERLEQLNIPSDSIREILVVSLDELKKTGEAFEEAAASFRFPEIKSAAHKIRGMAVTVGLERLAVLTGRFETMKQAGPETPELTRETSEEIILVTKLIEDYLH comes from the coding sequence ATGATACATTTTGATATTACCCACACCAACGAGCGATTGGAACAACTAAACATACCATCGGATTCTATCCGGGAAATATTGGTAGTTTCATTAGATGAATTAAAAAAAACCGGCGAAGCTTTTGAAGAAGCAGCTGCTTCTTTTCGTTTCCCGGAAATTAAATCCGCGGCTCATAAGATCCGCGGCATGGCGGTCACCGTTGGCCTGGAACGATTAGCCGTGCTGACAGGCCGTTTTGAAACCATGAAACAGGCTGGCCCTGAAACACCTGAACTTACACGCGAAACTTCGGAAGAAATAATACTGGTAACGAAATTAATTGAAGATTATCTGCATTGA